A stretch of DNA from Verrucomicrobiota bacterium:
CAGCCTAATTGCCCACCAAAGAGAGGTAACCGAAGTATCAACACATAGCTATGTTCCCGAATTCATTGATGAATTCTATGACAAATTGGCAAATGGCAACAACAATAAAGAGCGCAATTACATCGTTAAATCCTATGTTTTGGGTCAGTACCTTGACGATCATGTCTCACTAGAACGTGGCGGTTTTGAATTTAATACTGACAAGGAAATTCTGAATACAATAGAGCAAAGTAATATTGAATTAAAAGCTGCTGAGCTTACCAAAAATGCCATTGGTCAAGAAATTACTGTGAGACAAGAAAAGAAGCAAAATCGTGTTACGCAGTACATTGAGCAAGATGCACCCTGGCATAGAAAAATCGTTGAAGAACTCGACCTATCGTCTTTATCCTATAATGCCAGCGATGAAGATATAGAAATTGAACTTCAAAAAATAAAAATAAAGAAAGAGGTAGAACAAAAGAAAAAAGTTACTCATGTTCTAGAGAAGGCAAATCTTGAAAATTCAGATATTTCAATTCAAGAACTCGTTGATGAAATATCTGAAAACAGTAAAAATGATTTAGTTCATTACGTTGCCTCACGACGCTTGATCTTGGATATTTTTCGCAAGAGTCTTCAGAGAGATAAAGAAGGAAAATACTCTTCTGAAGGACTAATGCACGACATCATATTTCCAAGAAAGGCAAGTAGTGAAACCATCGAATATGAACAACAAAATCTATGGATTATCGATGAAAGGTTGAACTTCACAACTTATCTAGCATCCGATCTACCTCTAAAAGGAAATTCTGATCGTCCTGATATTATCAATTATGGTCAAAGAGTTGCATTTAGAGGAGATAATGTAAAAAGCAATCCTATTACTATTTTTGAGTTCAAGAAGCCAGGTAAAGATAGTTTTATTAATCCATCTGCTTGGAAGGAAAATCCTGTCCAGCAAATAATGCGCTATGTCAATAAAATACGGAAAGGGGAATTTAAAACTCCTGAAGGTAGAAATATTCAGGTTGAAGATAAGACACCATTTTATGGATATATAATCTGTGAAATATCCAAGAAAGTAGAGGAATGGTTACACGAAGAGCAATCATTTCAGGTATTACCAGATGGGTTAGGCTGGTTTCGGCATGAGCCTAATATTCATTTGTATATGGAAGCACTAAGCTGGGACAAACTGCTTGATGATGCGGATATGCGCAATAAGATTTTCTTTAAGAAATTAGGGATTTAATACTTTTGTTTTGAATGACAACGAG
This window harbors:
- a CDS encoding ATP-binding protein — encoded protein: YIGGKDALIQELSIENNKFSLGSDDRIQNFSIRIFKIYSPGSQHSKISLIAHQREVTEVSTHSYVPEFIDEFYDKLANGNNNKERNYIVKSYVLGQYLDDHVSLERGGFEFNTDKEILNTIEQSNIELKAAELTKNAIGQEITVRQEKKQNRVTQYIEQDAPWHRKIVEELDLSSLSYNASDEDIEIELQKIKIKKEVEQKKKVTHVLEKANLENSDISIQELVDEISENSKNDLVHYVASRRLILDIFRKSLQRDKEGKYSSEGLMHDIIFPRKASSETIEYEQQNLWIIDERLNFTTYLASDLPLKGNSDRPDIINYGQRVAFRGDNVKSNPITIFEFKKPGKDSFINPSAWKENPVQQIMRYVNKIRKGEFKTPEGRNIQVEDKTPFYGYIICEISKKVEEWLHEEQSFQVLPDGLGWFRHEPNIHLYMEALSWDKLLDDADMRNKIFFKKLGI